A genomic window from Silene latifolia isolate original U9 population chromosome Y, ASM4854445v1, whole genome shotgun sequence includes:
- the LOC141631442 gene encoding uncharacterized protein LOC141631442, whose amino-acid sequence MGATPYYFVYGMEAVQPVELELPSLRILLESQIPEADWVQERYDSLVMLDDQHLNALYHVQLYQKRIKRAFNKKGKPRGISEGDLVLKSVRALLPIDPRGKFKPNWAGPYLVKKILSGGAVRLIDLDGNDFKNPTNLDQLKKYYP is encoded by the coding sequence ATGGGTGCAACCCCGTATTACTTTGTATATGGAATGGAAGCGGTTCAACCAGTTGAGCTGGAACTACCGTCCCTAAGGATCCTACTAGAAAGCCAGATTCCTGAAGCAGATTGGGTTCAAGAAAGATATGATTCACTAGTCATGCTTGACGATCAGCATTTGAACGCATTGTACCATGTCCAACTCTACCAGAAAAGGATAAAGAGAGctttcaacaaaaagggaaaaccAAGGGGAATTAGTGAGGGTGATCTGGttctcaagtcggttagagctttGTTACCTATTGACCCGAGGGGTAAGTTCAAACCAAATTGGGCAGGCCCTTATTTGGTAAAGAAGATTTTGTCGGGAGGCGCTGTTCGATTAATAGATTTGGATGGGAATGACTTCAAAAATCCTACGAATTTGGaccaactgaagaaatactatccctAA